The DNA segment CAAGCTGAACGTCAAGAGCCGCAAACATGCCTGCGCTACCAGGTCGGCTTGTATAACGATTACCGTATTCCGCGATCCAGCTTGACACCCACATTCGGTCACATCGATACAACCAGGGATAATCCCGGCATTGGTGAGCTTGCAAGCCCCCATACTCATTCTCGAATGATTCGCGTCGCCGCCGGCGCTCCCTCACAAATCTCGCTTCTTTCCATTCGCTCGGACCTCGGTTTACGGCGCGGATGGTCCGGTAAACCTGGGTCTGGGATACACCTAGCATACCGGCGATCTGCGCCGCGTCCTCCCCAGTAAGTGCCAGTTTCCAAATCGCAGCTGCTAAGCCTTTTAACCCATCAGTAACAGGCTCTCTTGCCACTGTTCGTGAGGTCCGGGTTCCAAGGTGAGATGGTCCCTCACGTTCAGGCCCCGCCGGTTTGTCGACGCAAGGTATACAAGCCAAGTCGACCCTCAAAGCGCTTGCCAGAACGAGGTACTTGAGTGGATGGTGCGTACCTCTGGGCATTCGAAGCAACTTCGTCACCCAAGTCGCAGGTAACCCTGATGGGGCTTTGCGAAGAACCGAGTACTCCCAGTCGGCTGGAAGAAACTTAAAAAGGCTGGCCATGTGTGAAGCCAGAAGTCGTAGATCCAACCTGTGTGCAGCTCCAGATGTCAGACCTAAATCTATAGCGGCCTGCAGTAGAAATGCGCGTACCGCTGTTGCTGGAAGAGGGCCGCGCTCCAGGCCGAGCAACTGTAATGAACCGCATGCGATCTGATGTAGCCTGGGAAGGGTATGTACACCAGCGTTGAGCTGAATCGCATGAGCCTGTACACCGTCATCGCCAGGCAGACAAAGCTGTTGTGAGTTGCGACTGTACCAACTGGGGTCCACTACTTTGAGTAACTGGCTGTGCTGGGGACATACCAGGACACCGGGTAGCTGATGAACGCGGTGCCAGTACGCCGCCCCGAATCTAATAATGTCATCAGTTAGGCATGAGGGGCAAAATCGAACTCTTGCAGCACCTTCGATCCGGCTGGCATTTACGCCCAGCTTCAGCATCAATCCTCTGCCATCACCAGCCATTGAGGAATGGGCATACTGAAGTTGGTCATTGGTGAGAAAGGGGGCGTAGTAAGGCAAGACGCTATGACGCTTGATTATTTGGGCCACTGAGAGATCCGTGCCGGGAGGAAGCGCCCCGACCAAATCCCCTAAACGACTAGGAAACGCTACATTCTGCGTGAAAGAGG comes from the Pseudomonas urmiensis genome and includes:
- a CDS encoding TnsD family Tn7-like transposition protein, which codes for MELKFHFFPAAFPDETLHSVLSRYAQLCGGSSRRAAFAGERAAASFTQNVAFPSRLGDLVGALPPGTDLSVAQIIKRHSVLPYYAPFLTNDQLQYAHSSMAGDGRGLMLKLGVNASRIEGAARVRFCPSCLTDDIIRFGAAYWHRVHQLPGVLVCPQHSQLLKVVDPSWYSRNSQQLCLPGDDGVQAHAIQLNAGVHTLPRLHQIACGSLQLLGLERGPLPATAVRAFLLQAAIDLGLTSGAAHRLDLRLLASHMASLFKFLPADWEYSVLRKAPSGLPATWVTKLLRMPRGTHHPLKYLVLASALRVDLACIPCVDKPAGPEREGPSHLGTRTSRTVAREPVTDGLKGLAAAIWKLALTGEDAAQIAGMLGVSQTQVYRTIRAVNRGPSEWKEARFVRERRRRRESFENEYGGLQAHQCRDYPWLYRCDRMWVSSWIAEYGNRYTSRPGSAGMFAALDVQLAEEIRCCAQRLRAESGKPIRISRTRIGRELHVLARFEKQLPKLPLCRRELNQVCESAEQFRTRRLLWAEAKLLHEQRNVTRSALYRTACIRPGV